Proteins found in one Brachyspira murdochii DSM 12563 genomic segment:
- a CDS encoding vWA domain-containing protein has translation MTFVSPKFLFLLFTLPIIIFLYIQTRKNHSYSVKHPRVSMSKVLKSRYYVKDIPFALIILALLFSIIGLARPAKVDHLSDINGEGIYISLVVDVSPSMMAEDMMPTRLEASKKTMIDFIKKRNFDKISLVAFALRASVLSPSTFDYTLLEEEIKNIKIDEEGSTSIGLGIATAVDMLRSVKGDNEKIIILLTDGENNSGEIDPKLASEIASNFNIKIYTIGIGDANGSHAWVTYDDPNYGKRRIRADFSLNEEALIDIASTTGGKYFNAQNASALDNVYNTIDRIEKKPILDDDLIQYDELYKPFIILAFIFLCLSIILSTTRFLIIP, from the coding sequence ATGACTTTTGTATCGCCTAAATTTTTATTTTTACTTTTTACATTACCTATTATAATATTTTTATATATACAAACTAGAAAGAATCATTCATATTCAGTAAAGCACCCAAGAGTAAGTATGTCAAAGGTATTAAAATCAAGATACTATGTTAAAGATATACCATTTGCTCTTATTATTCTTGCTCTTCTTTTTTCTATTATAGGTCTTGCACGTCCTGCTAAAGTAGATCATTTATCAGACATTAATGGAGAGGGTATTTATATTTCACTTGTAGTTGATGTTTCGCCTTCTATGATGGCTGAGGATATGATGCCTACGAGACTTGAGGCTTCTAAAAAAACTATGATAGATTTTATAAAAAAAAGAAACTTTGATAAAATTAGTTTGGTAGCATTTGCATTACGTGCTTCAGTTCTTTCGCCTTCTACATTTGATTATACTTTGCTTGAAGAAGAGATTAAAAACATTAAAATAGATGAAGAGGGTTCTACTTCAATAGGACTTGGAATAGCTACTGCCGTTGATATGCTTAGAAGTGTAAAAGGAGATAATGAAAAAATTATTATACTTCTTACAGACGGAGAAAATAATTCTGGTGAAATAGATCCAAAATTAGCCTCAGAAATAGCTTCAAACTTCAACATAAAAATATATACAATAGGTATAGGCGATGCTAACGGAAGTCATGCTTGGGTAACTTATGATGATCCTAATTATGGTAAAAGAAGAATAAGGGCTGATTTTAGTCTTAATGAAGAGGCCTTAATTGATATAGCTTCAACTACTGGCGGTAAATATTTCAATGCACAAAATGCTTCTGCTTTGGATAATGTTTATAATACAATAGACAGAATAGAAAAAAAGCCTATACTTGATGATGATTTAATTCAGTATGATGAACTTTATAAGCCATTTATTATATTAGCTTTTATTTTTTTATGTCTTAGTATTATACTTTCTACTACAAGATTTTTGATAATACCATAG
- a CDS encoding TAXI family TRAP transporter solute-binding subunit translates to MRKIIMSIIAVSLLIISCQKSNNYNYVFATGGTSGTYYSFGGSIASIWNANIEGMNVTAQSTGASAENLRLLNRHEADLAFVQNDVMDYAYNGTDIFAGEVLTNFSAMLTLYPEIVQIAATKSSGIKTIADMKGKRVSVGDAGSGVEFNAKQILEAYGLTFDDINKSNLSFKESSDGLQNGTLDACFIVAGIPNAALQELSLSSDIVLVSLDQIQLDEMLRKYKYYTEITIPANTYNKVDTDTKAIAVKATIAVNNNIPEDVVYNLMKTLFDKKADLAVAHAKGEELNIETAAQGISIPFHPGAIKYYKELGYDVGNN, encoded by the coding sequence ATGAGAAAGATAATAATGTCTATTATTGCAGTTTCTCTCTTAATTATTAGCTGTCAAAAAAGCAATAATTATAATTATGTTTTTGCTACAGGCGGAACTAGCGGAACTTATTATTCTTTCGGCGGAAGTATAGCAAGTATATGGAATGCCAATATAGAAGGAATGAATGTTACTGCTCAGTCAACAGGAGCTTCTGCTGAAAATTTAAGACTTCTTAACAGACATGAAGCTGATTTAGCATTTGTACAAAATGATGTTATGGACTATGCTTATAATGGTACAGACATATTCGCAGGAGAGGTATTAACTAATTTCTCTGCTATGCTTACATTATACCCAGAGATAGTACAAATAGCTGCTACAAAATCAAGCGGTATAAAAACAATAGCTGATATGAAAGGCAAAAGAGTATCTGTAGGAGATGCTGGAAGCGGAGTTGAGTTTAATGCTAAACAAATATTAGAAGCATACGGATTAACATTTGATGATATAAATAAATCAAATCTTTCATTTAAAGAATCAAGCGACGGACTTCAAAACGGAACATTAGATGCTTGTTTTATAGTTGCTGGAATACCTAATGCTGCTTTACAGGAATTATCTTTATCAAGCGATATAGTATTAGTTTCTTTAGATCAGATTCAGTTAGATGAAATGCTTAGAAAATATAAATATTATACAGAAATAACAATACCTGCTAATACTTATAATAAAGTTGATACTGATACTAAAGCTATAGCAGTAAAAGCAACTATTGCTGTTAATAACAATATCCCTGAAGACGTTGTTTATAACTTAATGAAAACATTATTTGATAAAAAAGCTGATTTAGCTGTAGCTCATGCTAAAGGCGAAGAATTAAATATTGAAACTGCTGCTCAAGGCATATCGATACCATTTCATCCTGGTGCTATAAAATATTATAAAGAATTAGGATACGATGTAGGAAATAATTAA
- a CDS encoding DUF1850 domain-containing protein — protein MFKKTILFTSIIIIFIVLLFIPLFPRLVLNSVKNNKINMILKIDNKQFVISYTHSVNKGRVGDFYFIDKNGNIVLDKTRFVSYGAGIAEPEKNENIVITDDYIEINNINRIIKNFYLFIGVVANHTIIIDDKIIELDKFFEPQTNIKIEYKKLSILDYIESFIYEINQ, from the coding sequence ATGTTTAAAAAAACTATTTTATTTACATCAATTATCATAATATTTATTGTTTTATTATTTATACCGCTATTTCCAAGACTTGTATTAAATAGTGTTAAAAATAATAAAATTAATATGATATTAAAGATTGATAATAAACAATTTGTTATTTCATATACTCATTCTGTAAATAAAGGCAGAGTCGGAGATTTTTATTTTATAGATAAAAACGGAAATATAGTATTAGATAAAACTAGATTTGTTTCATATGGTGCTGGGATTGCTGAGCCTGAAAAAAATGAAAATATTGTTATTACTGATGATTATATAGAAATAAATAATATAAACAGAATTATTAAAAATTTTTATTTATTTATAGGTGTTGTTGCAAATCACACCATAATTATAGATGATAAAATCATAGAATTAGACAAGTTTTTTGAACCTCAGACTAACATAAAAATAGAATATAAAAAATTATCTATACTTGATTATATAGAATCATTTATATACGAAATAAACCAATAG
- a CDS encoding TRAP transporter permease: MKHKNEIHMITAEEIDDYMSKYDSESRYRRYNDWKKYLIIVISVIFCLFQLYSILSGRITAQVVRATHLAFVMLLAYLLFPMKKDMPKDKLPWYDVILAVIGAASWSYITINFESLVRRAGIYTSTDIIIGIIGILLVFEACRRIVGLPILIISIVFIIYALFGAYAPGFLNHRGYSLQRLVSHLFYNTEGIMGTPIGASATFIFLFIFFGALLDKTGIGQFFIDICNAIAGGFDGGPAKVAVLTSAMFGTVSGSSVSNTVGTGSFTIPMMKSLGYRPEFAGAVEASASTGGQLMPPIMGAASFLMAESLGIPYMEVAKAAIIPAILYFTGIFIMVHLEAKKTGLKGLSRDSLPKIGELLMKKGYLVIPLLTIIYFFVLGKTAIYAGLMGIIAAAIVALVNSIVDIIMKRKVSFGLNDLIDVFVNAARNIISVAIACAMAGIIIGVITLTGLGLKIGAGLISISGGIPILLLFLTMISSIILGMGVPTTANYLITSTIAASAIIGLGYEPLAAHMFVFYFGIIADVTPPVALAAMAGAAIAKSDPLKTGIEATKLSIGAFIIPYMFIFNPDILMINTTISDIIPILITSLIGMFGVSAGLEGYVFRKCKPYERILFIIAGLLSIYPEVYSDIIGIGVIAILVIIQIITKRKNQAAAA; this comes from the coding sequence ATGAAACATAAAAATGAAATTCATATGATAACAGCTGAAGAAATAGATGATTATATGAGTAAATATGACAGTGAATCAAGATACAGAAGATATAATGATTGGAAAAAATATTTAATCATAGTAATATCGGTAATATTCTGCTTGTTTCAATTATATTCAATACTTTCTGGAAGAATTACAGCACAAGTTGTAAGAGCTACACACTTGGCATTTGTTATGCTTTTAGCATATTTACTTTTCCCTATGAAAAAAGATATGCCTAAAGACAAACTTCCATGGTATGATGTAATACTTGCCGTTATAGGTGCTGCTTCTTGGAGCTATATTACTATAAATTTTGAATCTCTTGTAAGACGTGCAGGCATATATACATCAACAGACATTATAATAGGTATAATAGGTATACTTCTTGTATTTGAAGCGTGCAGAAGAATAGTAGGTCTTCCTATACTTATAATATCAATAGTTTTTATTATATATGCATTATTCGGAGCTTATGCACCGGGTTTTTTAAATCACAGAGGATACTCTCTTCAAAGATTAGTTTCACACTTATTTTATAATACAGAAGGTATAATGGGTACGCCTATAGGAGCATCAGCTACATTTATTTTCTTATTTATATTCTTTGGAGCATTACTTGATAAAACTGGAATAGGGCAGTTTTTTATAGATATATGTAATGCCATAGCAGGAGGTTTTGACGGAGGTCCTGCAAAAGTAGCTGTACTTACAAGTGCTATGTTTGGTACTGTTTCTGGAAGTTCTGTTTCTAATACCGTAGGTACTGGGAGTTTTACAATACCTATGATGAAATCTTTAGGATATAGGCCTGAGTTTGCGGGTGCTGTTGAGGCTTCTGCTTCTACAGGAGGACAATTAATGCCTCCTATAATGGGTGCTGCTTCTTTTCTTATGGCTGAAAGTTTGGGCATACCTTATATGGAAGTTGCTAAAGCGGCTATTATTCCAGCTATTTTATATTTTACTGGTATATTTATAATGGTACATTTAGAGGCTAAAAAAACAGGGCTTAAAGGTTTATCAAGAGATTCTCTTCCTAAAATAGGAGAGCTTTTGATGAAAAAAGGATATTTAGTTATTCCGCTTCTTACTATAATATATTTCTTTGTGCTTGGTAAAACTGCTATATATGCTGGTTTAATGGGTATTATTGCTGCTGCTATAGTTGCTTTAGTTAATTCTATAGTAGACATCATAATGAAAAGAAAAGTAAGTTTTGGGCTTAATGATTTAATAGACGTTTTTGTTAATGCTGCTAGAAATATTATAAGTGTTGCTATCGCATGTGCTATGGCTGGTATTATAATAGGAGTTATTACTTTAACAGGTTTAGGATTAAAAATAGGAGCAGGCTTAATATCAATATCCGGAGGAATACCTATACTTTTATTGTTCCTAACTATGATTAGCTCAATAATACTTGGTATGGGAGTTCCTACTACTGCCAATTATCTTATCACTTCTACAATAGCGGCAAGTGCAATAATAGGTTTAGGTTATGAACCTTTAGCTGCACATATGTTTGTATTTTATTTTGGTATTATAGCAGATGTTACTCCTCCTGTTGCTTTGGCTGCTATGGCTGGTGCTGCTATCGCTAAATCAGATCCTCTTAAAACTGGAATAGAAGCAACAAAACTTTCAATAGGTGCATTTATTATTCCTTATATGTTTATATTTAATCCAGACATATTAATGATTAATACTACCATATCTGATATTATACCTATACTTATAACTTCGCTTATAGGTATGTTTGGAGTGTCTGCAGGATTAGAAGGTTATGTATTTAGAAAATGCAAACCTTATGAGAGAATATTATTTATCATAGCAGGGCTTCTTTCTATATACCCTGAAGTTTACAGCGATATTATAGGAATAGGAGTTATAGCTATACTAGTGATTATACAAATCATTACAAAAAGGAAAAATCAAGCTGCAGCTGCTTAA
- a CDS encoding formate/nitrite transporter family protein, translating into MYKDELNAVCNASISKSNLINNNILGYFVSSMLAGIYVGLGILLIFSIGGLLGDFKGTKIIMGISFGIALSSVIIAGAELFTGNNLIMTIGVLNKKTSFTNLIKVWIVSYIGNLIGAVLVSVLFYLTGLAGGDIGSFIANTSLTKMTLSPEALLFRGILCNTLVCLAVWCSFRCKSDSGKLIMIFWCLFAFITSGYEHSIANMTIMAVGLLTNSEPNLTIHGYFYNLLFVTIGNIIGGVFLIALPYHMIAKN; encoded by the coding sequence ATGTATAAAGATGAATTAAATGCTGTATGCAATGCTTCAATATCAAAATCAAATTTGATTAATAATAATATTTTAGGATATTTTGTATCTTCAATGCTTGCTGGTATATATGTAGGTCTTGGAATACTTCTTATATTTTCTATAGGCGGATTACTTGGTGATTTTAAAGGTACCAAAATAATAATGGGAATATCTTTCGGTATAGCTTTAAGTTCTGTAATAATTGCAGGTGCTGAATTATTTACTGGTAATAACTTAATTATGACTATAGGAGTTTTAAATAAAAAGACATCATTTACTAATCTTATTAAAGTTTGGATTGTAAGCTATATAGGAAATTTAATAGGTGCTGTATTAGTATCCGTTTTATTTTATTTAACTGGTCTTGCAGGAGGAGATATAGGTAGTTTTATAGCAAATACCTCTTTAACAAAAATGACTTTAAGTCCAGAGGCATTATTATTTAGAGGAATATTATGCAATACTTTGGTATGTTTGGCAGTTTGGTGCAGTTTCAGATGCAAATCTGACAGCGGAAAACTAATAATGATATTTTGGTGTTTATTTGCTTTTATAACAAGCGGATATGAACACAGTATAGCTAATATGACTATTATGGCTGTAGGATTATTAACAAACTCTGAGCCTAATCTCACTATACACGGATATTTTTACAATTTATTATTTGTTACAATAGGCAATATTATAGGCGGTGTATTTTTAATAGCTCTTCCTTATCATATGATAGCAAAAAATTAA
- a CDS encoding sodium-dependent transporter — translation MKEREKLGSRFGFILVSAGCAVGMGNVWRFPYITGQYGGGAFVILYIISIIILGVAPMVMEFAVGRAGGHDIATSFERLEKKGHNWHKIGYIQILGNVILMLFYTTICGWCLSYFYFMLSGKFENLNANEVGNFFNSVLASAPTLTLWMGISLLIGIIICSFGLEKGVERASKFMMISLFGLLILLIIRSLTLKGAVEGLKFYLVPDLNKLFGNGLTGFIGIFYAAIGQAFFSLSVGQGGMAIFGSYIDKKQSLTGEALIIIALDTIVALFAGLVVFPACFAFNVNPGEGAGLAFVTLPNIFNSMPLGRLWGALFFLFLAMAALTTIIGVLENIYSFIMDKFKFTRKKTSVILFISLFILSLPTTLGFNILSNIKPLGENTVIMDLLDFIVSNNILPLGALVTLFFCTRDFGWGFENFIKEANTGEGIKFPRKLRFYISYILPFIVLAIFLYEYINRFFLK, via the coding sequence ATGAAAGAAAGAGAAAAACTAGGAAGCAGATTCGGATTTATACTTGTATCTGCAGGCTGTGCTGTTGGAATGGGAAATGTTTGGAGATTTCCATATATCACTGGACAATACGGAGGAGGAGCTTTTGTAATACTATACATTATATCTATAATTATTTTGGGTGTTGCTCCTATGGTAATGGAGTTCGCTGTTGGAAGAGCTGGCGGACATGATATAGCAACGTCATTTGAAAGATTAGAGAAAAAAGGTCATAATTGGCATAAAATAGGATATATACAGATACTTGGCAATGTTATACTTATGCTATTTTATACTACTATATGCGGCTGGTGTTTATCATATTTTTATTTTATGCTTTCTGGAAAATTTGAAAATCTTAATGCTAATGAAGTAGGAAATTTTTTTAACAGTGTTTTAGCGAGTGCACCTACTTTAACATTATGGATGGGTATTAGCCTTCTTATTGGTATTATTATATGTTCTTTTGGTTTAGAGAAAGGAGTTGAGAGGGCAAGTAAGTTTATGATGATATCTCTATTTGGGCTTTTAATACTTCTTATAATACGTTCACTTACTTTAAAAGGTGCTGTTGAAGGTTTAAAATTTTATTTAGTTCCAGATTTAAATAAATTATTTGGAAACGGTTTAACAGGTTTTATAGGAATTTTTTATGCGGCTATTGGTCAGGCATTTTTTTCTTTAAGTGTAGGACAGGGAGGAATGGCAATATTTGGAAGCTATATAGACAAAAAACAATCACTTACAGGAGAGGCATTAATAATAATTGCATTAGATACAATAGTGGCTTTATTTGCAGGTCTTGTAGTTTTCCCAGCTTGTTTTGCCTTTAATGTAAATCCGGGGGAAGGTGCGGGGCTTGCTTTTGTTACACTTCCTAATATATTTAACTCTATGCCTTTGGGAAGATTATGGGGAGCTTTATTTTTCTTATTCTTAGCTATGGCAGCACTTACTACTATAATAGGGGTATTAGAAAATATATATTCTTTTATTATGGATAAATTTAAGTTTACAAGAAAAAAAACTTCTGTTATTTTATTTATATCATTATTTATATTAAGTCTTCCTACAACATTAGGATTTAACATATTATCAAATATAAAGCCTTTAGGAGAAAATACTGTTATAATGGATTTGCTTGATTTTATAGTAAGTAATAATATTCTTCCTTTAGGTGCTTTGGTAACATTATTTTTCTGTACAAGAGATTTCGGCTGGGGATTTGAAAATTTTATAAAAGAGGCAAATACTGGAGAAGGTATTAAATTCCCTCGTAAGTTAAGATTTTATATAAGCTATATACTTCCTTTTATAGTGCTTGCAATATTTTTATATGAGTATATTAATAGGTTTTTCTTGAAATAA
- a CDS encoding cupin domain-containing protein, translated as MQKFIDNIDYKKVTALKDLAEIKPNSISALSLVDRKSLIIKIVSADKASEIPTHSSTGDVLVTVLEGKAEITIDGEKFEVSAEKSIIIPANAPHSLKAIEAFKVLVMQIKSE; from the coding sequence ATGCAAAAATTTATTGATAATATAGATTATAAAAAAGTTACAGCATTAAAAGACTTAGCAGAAATAAAACCTAATTCTATATCAGCATTATCATTAGTTGATAGAAAAAGTTTAATAATAAAAATAGTATCTGCGGATAAAGCATCAGAAATACCTACACACTCAAGCACAGGAGATGTTTTAGTTACTGTACTTGAGGGTAAAGCAGAAATAACAATTGACGGAGAAAAATTTGAAGTTTCAGCTGAAAAGTCAATAATAATTCCAGCCAATGCTCCTCATTCTTTAAAGGCTATAGAGGCATTTAAAGTATTAGTTATGCAGATAAAATCCGAATAA
- a CDS encoding calcium/sodium antiporter, which yields MENILLNIVFTAVGILLLYLGGTYIVDGSVMVANRLKIPPIVIGLTVVAMGTSMPELFVSLFGALRGESAIAVGNVIGSNIFNVVFVLGVSALFMNMSAGKKSYYVSMISMFIMYIALGLMLFNIETKRLSGDKISIVEGIILLILLCIYIYYLYSVISKDKDELAAFEKEVSSSTKTHSISRAIFKIIIAILALAFGSDVFIKGVTGIFRNFLSEHIIGFIVVAVGTSIPELVTSVIAAIKKEADISIGNIVGSNIFNVGGVLGISSIASLKFGGIILSNTQDYLIDFSIMVFAGLLLLLFTIKGKSIGKVKGIIFLIIYIAYVAYLLKTTSVS from the coding sequence ATGGAAAATATTTTATTAAACATAGTTTTTACGGCTGTTGGTATATTATTATTGTATCTGGGCGGAACATATATTGTAGACGGCAGTGTTATGGTAGCAAACAGATTAAAAATACCGCCTATAGTTATAGGTCTTACAGTGGTTGCTATGGGTACATCTATGCCAGAGCTTTTTGTAAGTTTATTCGGTGCTTTGAGGGGAGAAAGTGCCATTGCTGTGGGTAATGTTATAGGAAGCAATATATTTAATGTGGTATTTGTACTTGGAGTTTCTGCTTTATTTATGAATATGTCTGCTGGAAAGAAATCATATTATGTTTCTATGATCTCTATGTTCATAATGTATATAGCTTTAGGATTAATGCTTTTTAATATAGAGACAAAAAGATTAAGCGGAGATAAAATATCTATAGTAGAAGGTATTATACTTTTAATTTTATTATGCATATACATTTATTATCTATATAGTGTAATATCAAAAGATAAAGATGAATTAGCAGCTTTTGAAAAAGAAGTTTCATCATCAACTAAAACACATTCTATATCAAGGGCAATATTTAAAATAATAATTGCTATATTAGCACTTGCATTTGGCTCTGACGTATTTATTAAAGGAGTTACTGGAATATTTAGAAATTTTTTAAGCGAACACATAATAGGTTTTATAGTTGTAGCTGTAGGAACCAGCATACCTGAGCTTGTTACAAGTGTTATAGCGGCTATAAAGAAAGAAGCTGATATATCTATAGGAAATATAGTAGGAAGCAATATATTTAATGTTGGAGGAGTTTTAGGTATATCATCTATAGCCTCATTAAAATTCGGAGGTATAATATTAAGTAATACTCAGGATTATTTAATTGACTTCTCTATTATGGTATTTGCTGGGCTTTTGCTTCTTTTATTTACAATTAAAGGAAAAAGTATAGGAAAAGTCAAAGGAATAATATTTTTAATTATATATATAGCATATGTAGCATATCTGCTTAAAACTACATCTGTATCTTAA
- a CDS encoding thioredoxin family protein: MNKLYLIILCFITFVSCSNSKINWEDDFDKAIEKSKSENKPIMMDIYTDWCGACKEMDKTTFKNKEVSDYTTNFIALKFNPEKSSNGDALLKKYNIPGFPTMLFMNSDGFVIKRIIGYIESDELINEMSSIKQKEENIKNAFKDDTPSIEKLDIYIDSGYAKESSDMYDILFKENKIPEDSITKYMSKIAVMLLDNDDYENGMRYFNEIIDKYNNQKEVYIAHYYKALDMIINNGQTNEGIKYIENLTNEAPEDIKEQYINLIDYFNLSE, translated from the coding sequence ATGAATAAATTATACTTGATAATACTGTGTTTTATTACATTTGTATCATGCTCTAACAGTAAAATAAATTGGGAAGATGATTTTGATAAAGCTATAGAAAAATCAAAATCTGAAAACAAACCGATTATGATGGACATTTATACCGATTGGTGCGGTGCATGCAAGGAAATGGATAAAACTACTTTTAAAAATAAAGAAGTATCAGATTATACAACAAATTTCATTGCATTAAAATTCAATCCAGAAAAATCATCAAATGGAGATGCTTTATTAAAAAAATACAATATACCCGGATTTCCTACAATGCTTTTTATGAACAGCGATGGTTTTGTTATAAAAAGAATAATTGGATATATAGAAAGCGATGAATTAATAAATGAAATGAGCAGTATAAAACAAAAAGAAGAAAATATAAAAAATGCTTTTAAAGATGATACACCCAGCATAGAAAAACTTGATATATATATAGACTCAGGATATGCTAAAGAGTCTTCAGATATGTACGATATTTTATTTAAAGAAAATAAAATACCTGAGGATAGTATAACTAAATATATGTCAAAAATTGCTGTTATGCTTTTAGATAATGATGATTATGAAAACGGTATGAGATATTTTAATGAAATCATTGATAAATATAATAATCAAAAGGAAGTTTATATAGCACATTATTATAAAGCACTCGATATGATAATTAATAACGGGCAAACTAATGAAGGAATAAAATATATAGAAAACCTTACTAATGAAGCACCTGAAGATATAAAAGAACAATATATAAATTTAATAGATTATTTTAATTTAAGCGAATAA
- a CDS encoding thioredoxin fold domain-containing protein, which yields MNKKILIVLITVLSVVACNKANAEIKWEKDLASAMKKAKEKNLPIMIDVYTDWCTWCKELDKNTYANKEVIDMAKKMVSVKLNPETSEEGAEIAQRYGVQGFPTILFISADGFVLENIGGYVEGEKFVPYMKNAIEKLNKINIVLASKEPSLEKLDLYLESGNEEEAKKIYDVLMDRKAISNEAMPKYLLGFGLIKAQKRDYEKANEYFDNIIKNYPKSEEVYVAHYYKVVIMALAGEKDEPKKYLEKLIDDPKVPANMKAQYESLLSYINEKN from the coding sequence ATGAATAAAAAAATATTGATTGTATTAATAACTGTATTATCTGTTGTAGCATGCAATAAAGCCAATGCTGAAATAAAATGGGAAAAAGATTTAGCTTCAGCAATGAAAAAAGCAAAAGAAAAAAACCTTCCTATAATGATAGATGTTTATACTGATTGGTGTACTTGGTGTAAGGAACTTGATAAAAATACTTATGCCAATAAAGAAGTTATAGATATGGCTAAAAAAATGGTATCTGTAAAATTAAATCCGGAAACCTCAGAAGAAGGTGCTGAAATAGCTCAGAGATACGGAGTTCAGGGATTTCCTACGATATTATTTATAAGTGCTGACGGCTTTGTATTAGAAAATATAGGCGGATATGTTGAAGGTGAAAAATTTGTACCTTACATGAAAAATGCTATAGAAAAGCTAAATAAAATTAATATAGTTTTAGCAAGTAAAGAGCCTAGTTTGGAAAAACTTGATTTGTATTTAGAATCTGGAAATGAAGAAGAGGCAAAAAAAATATATGATGTTTTAATGGATAGAAAAGCTATATCTAATGAAGCTATGCCTAAATATTTGCTTGGTTTTGGTCTTATAAAGGCACAGAAAAGAGATTATGAAAAAGCAAATGAATATTTTGATAATATAATAAAAAACTATCCTAAATCAGAAGAAGTTTATGTGGCTCATTATTATAAAGTTGTAATTATGGCATTAGCTGGAGAAAAAGACGAACCTAAAAAATACTTAGAAAAATTGATTGATGACCCTAAAGTTCCTGCTAATATGAAAGCTCAGTACGAGAGTCTGCTTTCTTATATTAATGAAAAAAATTAA
- a CDS encoding Rpn family recombination-promoting nuclease/putative transposase, with protein MKKKLNTKQIKYFNPLNDYFIRYLFTDKGSSETILLDFINSIMINANMKTFRSVEILTPFNFKKNKNLKETIVDVKCITQNGSVVIIEIQLQGNSRFPERILYYWAANYSKLLKHGERYDELTPVISINLLNFNLDKTKNIHSCYMLYEMNNKKLLTDHLQIHIIELKKFKKNSLSKDLNYWLKIFTSKNLEASMSEIVKEKPIMEEVQKKYNNFVKSRLMMMEYEKKEAYLYGNQIMLDEERRLGIEEGIKEGIEQGIEQGEINKAKSIALKLKNMNMDNKEIAKITGLSLEDIEKL; from the coding sequence ATGAAAAAGAAATTAAATACTAAACAAATAAAATATTTTAATCCTTTGAATGATTATTTTATAAGATATCTATTTACTGACAAAGGAAGCAGTGAAACTATACTTTTGGACTTTATCAATTCTATAATGATTAATGCTAATATGAAGACTTTTCGTTCTGTGGAGATACTAACACCTTTTAACTTTAAGAAGAACAAGAATTTGAAAGAGACAATAGTTGATGTTAAGTGTATTACTCAAAATGGATCTGTTGTTATTATAGAAATTCAGCTTCAAGGCAATTCAAGATTTCCAGAACGTATACTTTATTACTGGGCTGCTAATTACAGTAAATTATTAAAACATGGAGAAAGATACGATGAATTAACTCCAGTAATAAGTATCAATCTTCTTAATTTCAATTTAGATAAAACAAAGAATATACATTCCTGTTATATGCTTTATGAAATGAATAATAAAAAGTTATTAACTGATCATTTGCAAATACATATAATAGAGTTAAAAAAGTTCAAGAAAAATTCTTTATCTAAAGATTTAAATTATTGGCTCAAAATATTCACAAGTAAAAATTTGGAGGCGTCTATGTCTGAAATAGTAAAAGAAAAACCTATAATGGAAGAGGTGCAGAAAAAATACAATAATTTTGTAAAAAGCAGATTGATGATGATGGAATATGAGAAAAAAGAGGCTTATTTATATGGTAATCAAATAATGCTTGATGAAGAGAGAAGATTAGGAATAGAAGAAGGTATAAAAGAAGGTATAGAACAGGGTATAGAACAGGGCGAAATAAATAAGGCAAAAAGCATAGCATTAAAACTTAAAAATATGAATATGGATAATAAAGAAATAGCAAAAATAACTGGACTGAGTTTAGAGGATATAGAAAAGCTGTAA